A region of Raphanus sativus cultivar WK10039 unplaced genomic scaffold, ASM80110v3 Scaffold0680, whole genome shotgun sequence DNA encodes the following proteins:
- the LOC108859141 gene encoding uncharacterized WD repeat-containing protein C2A9.03, with amino-acid sequence MSNYEGDAPAEYMEDVDDEMEDVGDDMDEEFRADDDDDDLAASDSDVEEFDYSNNKIADTSAEQARKGKDIQGIPWDRLSISREKYRQTRLEQYKNYENVPNSGESSEKVCKVTQKGGKFYEFWRNSRSIKSTILHFQLRNLVWATSKHDVYLMSNFLLTHYSSLTSGKKEVLNVRGHVAPSEKHPGSLLEGFTQTQVSTLAVKDDFLVAGGFQGELICKHLDRPGVSFCSRTTYDDNAITNAIEIYNKSSGALHFTASNNDCGVRDFDMERYQLVKHFRFPWPVNHASLSPNGKLLAIVGDNPEGLIVDPNTGKTLETLSGHVDYSFASAWHPDGFTFSTGNQDKTCRVWDIRNLSQSVAVLKGNLGAIRSIRYTSDGKYMATAEPADFVHVYDVSKGYEREQEIDFFGEISGISFSPDTEALFIGVWDRTYGSLLEYHRRRNYSYLDSFL; translated from the exons ATGTCCAATTACGAAGGGGATGCTCCGGCTGAGTACATGGAAGACGTAGATGATGAGATGGAAGATGTGGGAGATGATATGGATGAGGAGTTCCGTgccgatgatgatgatgacgatctCGCTGCTTCTGATTCTGACGTCGAGGAATTTGACTACTCC AATAATAAAATAGCTGATACCTCGGCAGAGCAAGCTCGGAAAGGGAAAGATATCCAGGGGATTCCTTGGGATAGGCTTAGTATTTCTAGAGAGAAATACAGACAAACTAGGTTAGAGCAGTATAAGAACTATGAAAACGTCCCCAACTCCGGTGAATCATCAGAAAAA gtTTGCAAGGTCACACAGAAAGGGGGAAAATTCTATGAATTTTGGCGGAATTCAAGATCTATCAAATCTACTATACTTCATTTCCag TTGAGGAATTTGGTGTGGGCAACTTCCAAGCACGACGTGTATCTTATGTCAAACTTCCTGCTGACACATTATTCTTCTCTAACTTCCGGAAAGAAGGAAGTTCTCAACGTCCGCGGTCATGTTGCACCATCTGAG AAACATCCTGGGAGTTTGCTGGAAGGTTTTACGCAGACTCAAGTGAGTACACTTGCAGTGAAAGACGACTTTCTAGTTGCTGGTGGATTTCAAGGGGAACTTATTTGCAAA CATCTTGATAGACCTGGCGTCAGCTTTTGCTCTCGTACCACTTATGATGATAATGCTATTACCAATGCTATTGAGATCTACAACAAATCCAG TGGCGCCCTTCATTTTACTGCCTCGAATAATGACTGTGGAGTTAGAGATTTTGACATGGAGAGATACCAGCTTGTCAAGCATTTTCGTTTTCCTTGGCCAGTGAAT CACGCATCTTTGAGTCCTAATGGTAAATTACTGGCTATTGTCGGGGACAATCCGGAGGGCCTTATAGTTGACCCCAACACCGGAAAG ACGCTGGAAACACTATCAGGACATGTGGACTATTCCTTTGCCTCGGCGTGGCATCCTGACGGATTCACTTTCTCTACTGGAAACCAGGACAAGACCTGCCGTGTATGGGATATCCGTAACCTATCTCAATCCGTCGCTGTCTTGAAGGGTAACCTTGGAGCGATCCGGTCAATTCGCTACACATCCGATGGGAAATACATGGCTACGGCTGAACCAGCCGACTTTGTCCATGTCTATGACGTCTCAAAGGGTTATGAAAGAGAACAGGAAATCGACTTCTTCGGGGAGATCTCTGGAATATCGTTCAGCCCTGACACAGAGGCGCTCTTCATTGGAGTATGGGACCGCACTTACGGTAGCTTACTTGAGTATCATCGGCGCAGGAACTATTCCTATCTCGATTCGTTTCTTTAA
- the LOC108859140 gene encoding WPP domain-interacting protein 3 yields the protein MTIDARNSLASSVTSQRERSLLYSKSGMHHSVPESVENNGGSVPVDHHEVVNHRSSANGSPQRSNSVDSLKVETPTRKGFGLKKWRRIKRDGPVKDEATTTTTTTPAGDDGSKLLKRGLTGLANPPLKHVDLSSVEARQSSEGSVGSVNMAVHHHLQGLAANGFSTGPGFMFNVGQGFEKSEEELSGNSIATKNVGGEKIVSGSQGKIWRDTIKNASQKPCSSMDSDLRSSDFVFSSGAVSAAKNHGENDERKEVQTYSRSENGEQDEDKESKKNNNYWADKDQIADSIKHLAALHDALWKELKNFQELGKETCREEKSTSSGSQALILKQKVKHLQHKLEDARADLDAKEARIQELEYSKIESELEVIFQRKIEAEIHHLVLTRSLSSSLQVLKEQPNKVHSLAEDSEPNRGNMLGKACKSSFYFLTQLILLVFILRLLLLQGSPASRLVIPT from the exons GAATGCATCACTCAGTCCCTGAATCTGTGGAAAACAATGGTGGTTCAGTCCCTGTTGATCATCATGAGGTTGTGAATCACAGATCATCTGCAAATGGATCACCTCAACGATCGAACAGCGTTGATAGTTTAAAGGTCGAAACTCCGACGAGGAAAGGTTTTGGTTTGAAGAAATGGAGAAGGATCAAAAGAGATGGTCCTGTGAAGGACGAggctactactactactactactacaccTGCTGGTGATGATGGTAGTAAATTGCTGAAGCGTGGATTGACTGGTTTGGCGAATCCTCCTTTGAAACATGTAGACTTGTCTTCCGTTGAAGCTAGGCAGAGTAGTGAAGGCTCTGTTGGGTCTGTGAACATGGCGgtccatcatcatcttcaaggTTTAGCTGCAAACGGATTTAGTACCGGTCcaggttttatgtttaatgTAGGCCAAGGTTTTgagaagagtgaagaagagcTTAGTGGTAACTCCATAGCTACAAAGAATGTAGGAGGAGAGAAGATTGTTTCGGGTAGCCAAGGGAAGATCTGGAGGGATACCATCAAGAATGCAAGCCAAAAGCCTTGTTCAAGCATGGATTCTGACTTGAGAAGTAGTGATTTTGTGTTCTCGAGTGGTGCAGTTTCTGCTGCGAAGAACCACGGAGAGAACGATGAGAGGAAGGAAGTCCAAACATATAGCAGAAGCGAGAACGGAGAACAAGATGAAGATAAGGAGAGTAAGAAAAACAACAATTATTGGGCAGACAAGGATCAAATTGCAGATTCTATCAAGCATCTTGCAGCTCTGCATGACGCTCTTTGGAAAG AGCTTAAAAATTTCCAGGAGCTCGGTAAGGAAACTTGTAGAGAAGAGAAGTCAACATCCTCAGGATCACAGGCACTGATCTTGAAGCAGAAGGTAAAACATCTCCAACACAAACTCGAGGATGCTAGAGCTGATCTCGATGCAAAGGAAGCCAGGATCCAAGAACTTGAATATTCAAAAATTGAATCTGAACTTGAAGTCATTTTCCAGAGAAAGATCGAAGCTGAAATCCATCACTTGGTACTCACAAGATCTCTGAGTTCATCACTACAAGTACTGAAAGAACAACCGAACAAGGTACATTCTCTGGCTGAAGATTCTGAACCAAACCGTGGAAACATGTTGGGGAAAGCATGCAAGTCCAGTTTCTATTTCTTGACACAGTTGATCTTGCTCGTCTTCATACTTCGGCTATTGCTCCTCCAGGGCTCTCCTGCTTCACGATTAGTTATACCAACTTGA